From a single Kitasatospora sp. NBC_00458 genomic region:
- a CDS encoding MarR family winged helix-turn-helix transcriptional regulator yields MEQPTGTTTDQAPADPAATDDLLATQPVGYWSGLAHAAVTRHLRDAMAGIDATQPQYWVLNRVNGGPAAPVREEVVAQLSPLADGPHEIGRVVDQLLHRGWLRADAERRLHLTDAGEAARLRLRALVTELRAVVHQGIDDEEYAAALRVLRRMIANVEGAERP; encoded by the coding sequence ATGGAACAACCGACCGGAACCACCACCGACCAGGCACCGGCCGACCCGGCCGCCACCGACGACCTGCTGGCCACCCAGCCCGTCGGCTACTGGAGCGGACTGGCCCACGCGGCCGTCACCCGGCACCTGCGCGACGCCATGGCCGGGATCGACGCCACCCAGCCCCAGTACTGGGTGCTCAACCGCGTGAACGGCGGGCCCGCGGCGCCGGTCCGCGAGGAGGTGGTCGCCCAGCTGTCGCCGCTCGCGGACGGGCCGCACGAGATCGGCCGGGTCGTCGACCAGCTGCTCCACCGCGGCTGGCTCCGCGCCGACGCCGAACGGCGCCTGCACCTCACCGACGCCGGGGAGGCCGCCAGGCTGAGGCTGCGCGCGCTGGTGACCGAGCTGCGCGCCGTGGTCCACCAGGGCATCGACGACGAGGAGTACGCCGCCGCCCTCCGGGTGCTGCGCCGGATGATCGCCAACGTCGAGGGAGCCGAGCGGCCCTGA